The Streptococcaceae bacterium ESL0687 genome has a segment encoding these proteins:
- a CDS encoding amino acid ABC transporter ATP-binding protein encodes MSKLKIDVHDLHKKYGENEVLKGIDAKFYEGDVVCIIGPSGSGKSTFLRTLNGLEKITSGSVVVDDFDLADKHTDLNQVRQNVGMVFQHFNLFPNMTVIDNITYAPVELKKMTLEEARKKANELLDTVGLLDKKDDMPDSLSGGQKQRVAIARALAMNPDIMLFDEPTSALDPEMVGDVLDVMQDLAKQGMTMLIVTHEMGFARKVANRVLFTDGGVILEDGTPDEIFNHPKHPRLQTFLQQVLHA; translated from the coding sequence ATGTCAAAATTAAAAATTGATGTCCATGACTTACACAAGAAATACGGTGAAAATGAAGTCTTAAAAGGAATCGATGCTAAGTTTTATGAGGGAGATGTTGTTTGTATCATCGGTCCTTCTGGATCAGGTAAGTCAACCTTCCTAAGAACCCTTAATGGTCTTGAAAAAATAACCAGTGGTTCTGTTGTTGTTGATGATTTCGACCTAGCAGACAAGCACACTGATCTAAACCAGGTAAGGCAAAATGTTGGTATGGTATTCCAGCATTTCAACCTTTTCCCTAACATGACTGTTATCGATAACATTACTTATGCTCCTGTAGAGCTTAAGAAGATGACACTTGAAGAAGCCCGTAAAAAAGCAAACGAACTTCTTGATACAGTTGGACTTCTTGATAAAAAAGACGATATGCCTGATTCACTCTCAGGTGGTCAAAAGCAACGTGTGGCCATCGCTCGTGCCCTTGCTATGAACCCTGATATCATGCTCTTCGATGAACCAACTAGTGCCCTTGACCCAGAGATGGTTGGAGATGTACTTGACGTTATGCAAGATCTTGCCAAACAAGGTATGACCATGTTAATCGTAACCCATGAAATGGGATTTGCCCGTAAGGTTGCAAACCGTGTTCTCTTTACTGATGGTGGTGTAATCCTTGAAGATGGAACACCTGATGAAATTTTCAACCATCCTAAACACCCAAGACTGCAAACCTTCTTGCAACAAGTATTACATGCATAA
- a CDS encoding NAD(P)H-dependent oxidoreductase translates to MSKIGIIVGSLRKAAFSKKIAKNLLTMFPEGFDVEIIDINDLDMYNQDFDDENRAPESWTTFRNKVKEMDGIVFVTPEYNRSLSAAIKNAIDVGSRPYGFNVWDGKPALVVSSSPGATGGFGANHALRQTLVFPNMPILQSPEAYLGHIDKLLDEDDNFIPDTKKYVQAIVDSYVSFFTKLTK, encoded by the coding sequence ATGAGCAAAATTGGAATTATCGTAGGTAGCTTAAGAAAGGCTGCTTTCAGTAAAAAGATTGCTAAAAATCTTTTAACCATGTTCCCAGAAGGATTTGATGTTGAAATTATCGATATCAATGACCTAGATATGTATAACCAAGACTTTGACGATGAGAATCGTGCTCCAGAAAGCTGGACAACCTTCAGAAACAAGGTCAAAGAAATGGACGGAATTGTTTTTGTAACTCCTGAATACAACAGAAGCCTTAGCGCAGCTATTAAAAATGCCATTGACGTAGGTAGCAGACCTTATGGTTTCAATGTTTGGGACGGAAAACCTGCCCTTGTCGTAAGTTCTTCTCCTGGTGCAACTGGTGGTTTTGGTGCCAATCATGCTCTTCGCCAAACCTTAGTTTTCCCAAATATGCCTATTTTACAATCACCTGAGGCATACCTGGGTCACATTGATAAATTATTAGATGAAGATGACAACTTTATTCCTGACACTAAAAAATATGTTCAGGCCATTGTTGATTCATATGTCTCATTCTTTACAAAACTTACCAAATAA
- a CDS encoding EamA family transporter has protein sequence MMTFLKIAFWLLTTTFTGSIGAIYLKRAMDKMPVLSVDNILRSKDFYLGSFYYIVSAGTNIVLFKYLDYSIAFPLTSISYIWTIIISYFMFKEKINVQKVLAIIFIIIGVFFLGKAG, from the coding sequence ATGATGACTTTTCTTAAAATCGCCTTCTGGCTTTTAACGACAACATTTACTGGAAGTATTGGAGCTATTTACCTAAAAAGAGCCATGGATAAAATGCCAGTGCTATCAGTTGATAATATTCTTAGATCAAAGGACTTTTACCTGGGATCCTTCTACTATATTGTAAGTGCTGGTACCAATATCGTTCTTTTCAAGTATCTCGATTATTCCATCGCCTTTCCTTTGACCTCAATCAGCTATATTTGGACCATTATCATTTCCTACTTCATGTTTAAGGAAAAAATCAATGTTCAAAAGGTATTAGCAATAATTTTTATTATCATTGGTGTCTTCTTTCTTGGAAAAGCAGGCTAA
- a CDS encoding putative sulfate exporter family transporter, translating into MKINIKQLLPGILLSICLAFISKLLANFIPQIGSASLALVLGILLGNTKFQEQKWEPGTKFSESKFLEVSVLLLGFSVNVTSILSLGFKSFFYIVILMTLTIMTIVSLGKKISINKKLSLLVAGGTAVCGSSAIASIAPSIKASDEDKGQAIILVNLLGTVMMFVLALLASLLFPQDTLRQAALVGGSLQSVGQVVASAAFLGDSQIKLAMLFKILRIMMLPVVIIFMKFYLKEDSINKIDKIPAKKGKLLPWYVFAFILVCLVNSFFNLPSGINQSAHYLSGWLEISALAAIGLRLNFKKFIQNGKAFLAFGFLGGALQALYAICLIFLLNI; encoded by the coding sequence ATGAAAATAAACATCAAACAACTCTTACCTGGCATTCTTTTATCCATCTGTCTAGCCTTTATTAGTAAGCTTCTAGCAAATTTCATACCGCAAATTGGAAGTGCAAGTCTTGCTCTAGTTTTAGGTATTCTACTAGGTAATACTAAATTTCAAGAACAGAAATGGGAGCCTGGAACGAAATTTTCTGAAAGTAAATTTCTTGAAGTATCTGTCCTTCTTTTAGGCTTTAGTGTAAATGTCACTAGTATCCTAAGTTTAGGCTTCAAAAGTTTCTTCTACATCGTGATTCTTATGACCCTGACTATTATGACCATTGTCTCATTAGGAAAAAAAATTTCCATCAATAAAAAGTTGTCCCTCCTAGTAGCTGGTGGTACCGCTGTTTGTGGTTCTTCTGCCATAGCCTCAATCGCACCATCAATTAAAGCTTCCGATGAGGACAAGGGACAGGCTATTATCCTGGTCAACCTTCTTGGGACGGTTATGATGTTTGTTCTGGCCCTACTTGCAAGTCTCTTGTTCCCGCAAGATACCCTTAGGCAGGCGGCTTTGGTTGGGGGAAGTTTACAATCAGTCGGCCAAGTTGTAGCCAGTGCAGCCTTTTTAGGTGATAGCCAGATAAAGCTAGCCATGCTTTTTAAAATATTAAGAATTATGATGCTACCTGTGGTTATTATTTTCATGAAATTTTATCTAAAAGAAGATAGTATTAATAAAATTGATAAAATACCAGCTAAGAAGGGAAAACTTCTTCCCTGGTATGTTTTTGCCTTTATCCTAGTCTGCCTGGTTAATAGCTTCTTCAACTTACCGTCTGGCATTAATCAATCAGCCCATTATCTAAGTGGTTGGCTCGAGATAAGTGCCCTTGCTGCAATTGGCCTCCGCCTCAACTTTAAGAAATTTATTCAAAATGGAAAAGCATTTTTAGCCTTTGGATTCCTTGGTGGCGCTCTTCAAGCCCTCTATGCCATCTGTTTGATCTTTCTTTTAAATATTTGA
- a CDS encoding ABC transporter substrate-binding protein/permease codes for MNKKFLVIITLLISFLSVFTANADEKKVKIASDSTNAPFEFQNSDKKYVGIDVDLINEIAQMNNWNMDLTFPGFDTALNSLLAGQADGVIAGMSITDERKKTFDFSDPYYKSEIVIATTKAKPITSYSELKGKTVGVKNSSVSQEFINKHEKEYGYKIKTFNEASQMIDSLKIGDVDAIMDEKPVLAYTALQGQDLAINMPAEQIGNYGFAVKKGTNADLIKEFNTSLAELKANGGYDAIVAKYVAKESTEEAKKATPVKSLYNISSDSLFAPFEFQDSSKNYVGIDVDLLNAIAKNQGFNIKMNFVGFQTAVDQTLASQADGMIAGMSITDERKKVFDFSEPYFTANATIAVKDSNDTIKSYEDLKDKTIGVKNGTASQDFLEKNQDKYDYKIKVFDTADTMYESLNTASIDAFMDDEPVVKYAIKQGKKFATPIEPEKIGEYGFAVKKGQNPELIEMFNNGLAQLKASGEYNKILDTYVGEATSTDESGTDESTVVGILKNNWEQLLKGLELTLLLAVVSFLLASIIGIILGLFSVSPSKFLRTFTEIYVDLIRGIPLMVLAIFIFYGIPNLLELITGKASPLNDFLAGTIALTLNSSAYIAEIVRSGVQAVPGGQMEASRSLGVSYGTTMRRVILPQAVKITIPSLVNQFIITLKDTTIISAIGLVELLQTGKIIVARNFQSFKVYGIIAIIYLIVIYTLIRFARRLERKMK; via the coding sequence ATGAATAAAAAGTTTTTAGTTATTATAACGCTTTTAATTTCATTTCTTTCGGTATTTACAGCAAATGCTGATGAAAAAAAAGTTAAAATTGCAAGTGACTCAACCAATGCCCCCTTTGAATTTCAAAATTCAGACAAAAAATACGTGGGTATTGACGTTGATTTAATTAACGAAATAGCTCAAATGAATAATTGGAATATGGATCTAACCTTCCCAGGTTTTGATACTGCCCTTAATTCCCTTCTTGCTGGACAAGCTGATGGTGTAATCGCTGGTATGTCAATTACTGACGAACGCAAAAAAACATTTGACTTCTCAGACCCTTACTACAAGTCTGAAATTGTAATCGCAACAACAAAAGCTAAACCTATCACTTCTTACAGTGAACTTAAAGGTAAAACAGTTGGTGTTAAAAATAGTTCAGTTTCCCAAGAATTCATTAACAAACACGAAAAAGAATATGGCTACAAAATCAAAACCTTTAATGAAGCGTCACAAATGATTGATAGCTTGAAAATCGGTGACGTTGATGCCATCATGGATGAAAAACCAGTTCTTGCTTATACTGCCCTACAGGGACAAGATCTTGCGATCAATATGCCTGCTGAGCAAATCGGAAACTATGGTTTTGCTGTTAAAAAAGGAACCAATGCTGATCTAATTAAAGAATTCAATACTTCTTTAGCAGAACTTAAGGCAAATGGTGGCTATGATGCAATTGTTGCCAAATATGTTGCCAAAGAAAGCACTGAAGAAGCTAAAAAAGCTACTCCTGTAAAGAGTCTTTATAATATTTCAAGTGACAGCCTTTTTGCCCCATTTGAATTCCAAGATTCTAGCAAAAACTATGTTGGAATCGACGTTGACCTTTTAAATGCAATCGCTAAAAATCAAGGTTTCAACATTAAAATGAACTTTGTTGGTTTCCAGACTGCTGTTGACCAAACCCTTGCTAGCCAAGCTGATGGTATGATTGCTGGTATGTCAATCACTGACGAACGTAAAAAAGTTTTTGATTTCTCAGAACCTTACTTTACAGCTAATGCAACAATCGCTGTTAAAGATAGCAATGATACAATCAAATCTTATGAAGATTTAAAAGACAAAACAATCGGTGTTAAAAATGGTACTGCATCTCAAGATTTCCTAGAAAAAAATCAAGATAAGTACGATTATAAAATTAAAGTCTTTGACACTGCTGATACCATGTATGAAAGCTTAAATACTGCAAGTATCGATGCCTTCATGGATGATGAGCCTGTTGTAAAATATGCTATCAAACAAGGTAAGAAATTCGCTACTCCAATTGAGCCAGAAAAAATTGGTGAATATGGTTTCGCTGTTAAAAAAGGACAAAATCCTGAGTTAATCGAGATGTTCAACAATGGACTTGCTCAACTAAAGGCCAGCGGTGAATACAATAAAATCCTTGATACTTATGTTGGTGAAGCAACAAGTACAGATGAATCTGGAACTGATGAATCAACTGTTGTTGGAATCCTTAAAAACAACTGGGAACAACTCCTAAAAGGTTTAGAACTTACCCTTCTACTTGCAGTTGTATCCTTCCTACTTGCTTCAATCATCGGAATTATCCTTGGACTCTTTAGTGTTAGCCCAAGTAAATTCCTAAGAACTTTCACAGAAATCTATGTTGACTTAATTCGTGGTATTCCACTTATGGTTCTTGCCATCTTTATCTTCTACGGGATCCCTAACCTATTAGAATTAATTACTGGAAAAGCAAGTCCTTTAAATGACTTCCTAGCTGGTACTATTGCTCTTACCCTTAACTCTTCAGCCTACATTGCTGAAATCGTACGTTCTGGTGTACAGGCAGTCCCAGGTGGTCAAATGGAAGCTAGCCGAAGCCTTGGAGTTTCATACGGAACTACTATGCGCCGAGTAATTCTTCCTCAAGCAGTTAAAATTACTATTCCAAGTCTTGTTAACCAGTTCATCATTACACTTAAAGATACAACAATCATTAGTGCCATTGGTCTGGTTGAACTTCTACAAACTGGTAAAATCATCGTTGCCCGTAACTTCCAATCATTTAAAGTTTACGGTATCATCGCAATCATTTACCTAATTGTAATCTACACCCTTATCCGCTTCGCTAGAAGATTAGAGAGGAAAATGAAATAA
- the mgtA gene encoding magnesium-translocating P-type ATPase, translating into MKKMDTKKSFAKEVELKKFAFLSEEDLYKALGSSNQGISEEEAEKRLEQYGPNKIDAEKPTPAWLLFLESFKDPFVLVLAGLMVVSMLTDDFQAAFIMAIMILASSTISFVQEYRSQKASLKLKILIENTCAVTRGGETKEIPMDDVVPGDIVTLATGDMIPADARLIWAKDLFINQSSLTGESLPVEKFVNPGFKSESDGSAIDMKDLVFTGTDILSGQGKAIILKTGQSTFFGDIALNATKKRGKTSFDSGLYRVSQLLLRMSLILFPVVLLINGVTKGDWSEAFFFAIAVAVGLTPEMLPMIVTSNLAKGAMTLSKEKVIVKELPSIQNLGSMDVLCTDKTGTITEDRVVLVQHLNPLGENNDDVLDLAFLNSSYQTGWKNLMDVAVINYYDETARKEPFTNVEKIDEIPFDFSRRRLTVVIKADGHQLMITKGAVEEMESICSYVEINGETVPLTDDLKSQMRKLNTELNEKGMRVIAVAIKKDVHDNAVYSVADEKDMVLVGFMGFLDPVKESAKTAISSLHDHGVAVKVLTGDNEIVAKKVCRDVGIDADNYVLGLDIDSMSQEELAEKARTVNLFAKLNPMQKSRIIEAIKADNHTVGFMGDGINDAPALRTADVGISVDTAADITKDASSIILLEKSLNVVDTGVLEGRKVFSNMMKYIKNTLSSNFGNVFSILVASAFLPFLPMLSMQLLIQNLVYDMAQLTIPWDNVDDEELATPVKWQIKGLLKFTLCIGPISSIFDIITFIVLWFVFGLDTVAQQGSFQAGWFMVGLTTQTLVMHVIRTRKIPFIQSMASLPVCLSSIAAIGVGLVILLTPIHKAFDFGDLPAGYWPWFFAIVLGYVLTTQLVKKLYIKLGNEWL; encoded by the coding sequence ATGAAAAAAATGGACACTAAAAAAAGTTTTGCAAAAGAAGTAGAACTTAAGAAATTTGCCTTTCTTTCAGAAGAAGATCTGTATAAGGCCCTAGGGTCTTCAAATCAGGGTATTTCTGAAGAGGAAGCTGAAAAAAGATTGGAACAATACGGACCAAATAAGATTGATGCAGAAAAGCCGACCCCTGCCTGGCTCTTATTTTTAGAATCATTTAAAGATCCTTTTGTATTAGTACTTGCAGGTCTAATGGTCGTATCAATGCTTACGGATGATTTCCAAGCAGCCTTTATCATGGCAATTATGATACTTGCCAGTTCGACTATTTCCTTTGTCCAGGAATATCGTTCGCAGAAGGCAAGCCTTAAGCTAAAAATTCTTATCGAAAATACCTGTGCGGTTACTCGTGGGGGTGAAACCAAAGAAATTCCTATGGATGATGTTGTTCCAGGAGATATCGTAACTCTTGCGACAGGAGACATGATTCCAGCTGATGCTCGTCTTATCTGGGCTAAGGACTTATTCATTAACCAATCATCTTTAACAGGTGAATCTCTACCGGTTGAAAAATTTGTAAATCCAGGATTTAAGTCTGAATCAGATGGGTCAGCAATTGACATGAAGGACTTAGTATTTACTGGAACAGATATCTTAAGTGGACAAGGTAAGGCTATTATCTTGAAAACAGGTCAAAGTACCTTCTTTGGAGATATTGCCTTAAATGCTACTAAAAAACGTGGTAAAACATCTTTTGATAGTGGACTTTACCGTGTCAGTCAGCTTCTTCTTAGGATGTCACTAATTCTTTTCCCAGTTGTTCTTTTAATCAATGGGGTTACAAAGGGTGATTGGTCTGAGGCCTTCTTCTTTGCCATTGCTGTAGCAGTAGGTTTAACACCTGAGATGCTTCCAATGATTGTAACAAGTAACCTGGCTAAGGGTGCTATGACACTTTCAAAAGAAAAGGTTATTGTTAAAGAACTTCCTTCAATTCAAAACTTAGGAAGTATGGATGTTCTTTGTACCGATAAGACAGGTACAATTACAGAAGACCGAGTTGTTTTAGTTCAACATTTAAATCCACTTGGTGAAAATAACGATGATGTTCTAGACCTTGCCTTCTTGAACTCATCTTATCAAACTGGTTGGAAAAACCTAATGGACGTGGCTGTTATCAATTACTATGATGAAACAGCCCGCAAGGAACCTTTTACTAATGTTGAAAAAATAGATGAAATTCCTTTTGACTTCTCACGTCGCCGCCTAACTGTTGTTATTAAGGCCGATGGCCACCAATTAATGATTACTAAAGGTGCTGTTGAAGAGATGGAAAGCATCTGTTCATATGTTGAAATAAATGGTGAGACTGTTCCTTTAACAGATGATCTGAAAAGTCAAATGCGCAAGCTAAATACTGAGTTAAATGAAAAGGGAATGCGTGTTATCGCTGTTGCCATTAAAAAAGATGTTCATGATAATGCCGTCTACTCAGTAGCTGATGAAAAAGATATGGTTCTTGTCGGATTCATGGGCTTCCTTGATCCTGTTAAAGAATCTGCAAAAACTGCTATTTCATCCCTTCATGATCACGGGGTTGCCGTTAAAGTTTTAACCGGTGACAATGAAATTGTAGCTAAAAAAGTTTGTCGCGATGTTGGTATTGACGCTGACAACTATGTCCTTGGTCTTGATATTGATAGTATGAGTCAGGAAGAACTTGCTGAAAAAGCAAGGACAGTAAACCTATTTGCTAAACTTAATCCTATGCAAAAATCTCGTATTATCGAAGCCATCAAGGCTGACAATCATACTGTTGGATTTATGGGAGACGGGATCAATGATGCACCTGCTCTTAGAACAGCTGATGTGGGTATTTCAGTTGATACCGCAGCAGATATTACAAAGGATGCATCTTCAATCATCCTTCTAGAAAAGAGTCTTAATGTAGTTGATACAGGTGTACTTGAAGGTCGTAAGGTCTTTAGTAACATGATGAAATATATCAAAAATACCCTAAGTTCAAACTTCGGTAATGTATTTTCAATCCTTGTTGCATCAGCCTTCCTTCCCTTCCTACCAATGCTATCAATGCAACTACTTATTCAAAACCTTGTTTATGATATGGCTCAACTTACTATCCCTTGGGATAATGTTGATGATGAAGAGCTTGCTACACCAGTTAAGTGGCAAATTAAGGGACTTCTTAAATTTACCCTTTGCATCGGCCCAATTAGTAGTATCTTTGACATCATAACATTTATCGTTCTATGGTTTGTCTTTGGACTTGATACAGTAGCTCAACAAGGAAGCTTCCAAGCTGGATGGTTCATGGTTGGTCTAACAACTCAAACCCTAGTAATGCACGTTATCCGTACTAGAAAAATTCCTTTCATTCAAAGTATGGCATCCCTTCCAGTATGCTTATCAAGTATTGCAGCCATTGGGGTAGGACTTGTAATCTTACTTACACCAATCCATAAGGCCTTTGATTTTGGAGATCTACCTGCGGGTTACTGGCCATGGTTCTTTGCAATCGTCTTAGGATATGTACTTACAACACAACTTGTTAAAAAACTTTATATCAAACTTGGAAACGAGTGGTTATAA
- a CDS encoding alpha/beta hydrolase, with protein MGVIFLYLLLVIVAILIIGLGFVAWFISGAIVQKDNKWYAKVGHSLANPDIDQNQTDPYAIIERKQNERAQVFWQDKLTEKIVISSFDNLKLKANLYKVNPTSNKWIIGVHGYRSTGQRDMQLVVEQLSKNGYNFLIPDMRAHGESEGKIITMGHKESMDLLEWINLLIEREPEAEIILFGGSMGATTTMLVTNNNLPVQIKGAVADCGYTSLELEFQSLFKRVFKLPKFPIVNFMSLFIKSLAGFSIKDVDVTRSLKNNDLPILFIHGTADKFVPHQMAYQNNEATRGPKEIFMVENAPHLSSYIYEEKNYFETVNEFLNKYIWDKEK; from the coding sequence ATGGGAGTTATTTTTCTTTATCTATTACTTGTTATTGTTGCAATTTTAATCATAGGCCTTGGATTTGTAGCTTGGTTTATTTCAGGGGCCATTGTTCAAAAGGACAATAAGTGGTACGCAAAAGTTGGTCATAGCCTAGCTAATCCAGATATTGACCAAAATCAGACTGATCCTTATGCCATTATTGAAAGGAAGCAAAATGAGCGAGCTCAAGTTTTCTGGCAGGACAAGTTAACTGAGAAAATAGTTATTTCAAGTTTTGACAACCTAAAACTTAAGGCCAATCTTTACAAGGTAAATCCAACTTCAAATAAATGGATTATTGGCGTCCACGGTTACCGCTCAACTGGTCAAAGGGATATGCAGCTTGTAGTTGAGCAGCTGTCAAAAAATGGTTATAATTTTTTAATTCCTGATATGAGGGCCCACGGTGAAAGTGAAGGTAAGATTATTACCATGGGGCATAAGGAGTCAATGGACCTGCTTGAATGGATAAACCTTTTGATTGAAAGAGAACCAGAAGCTGAAATTATTCTCTTCGGTGGATCAATGGGTGCAACGACAACCATGCTAGTCACTAACAATAATCTGCCAGTACAGATTAAAGGTGCTGTTGCAGACTGTGGTTACACCTCCCTTGAATTGGAATTTCAAAGTCTATTCAAGCGCGTGTTCAAATTACCCAAGTTTCCAATTGTTAATTTTATGTCTCTTTTCATTAAAAGCTTGGCAGGTTTTTCAATCAAGGATGTTGATGTTACCAGGTCTTTAAAAAACAATGACTTGCCCATTCTTTTTATTCATGGAACAGCGGATAAATTTGTCCCCCATCAAATGGCCTATCAAAATAACGAGGCTACTAGAGGTCCCAAGGAAATTTTCATGGTTGAAAATGCACCCCACCTGTCCTCTTATATCTATGAAGAAAAAAATTATTTTGAGACAGTTAATGAATTTTTAAATAAATATATTTGGGATAAGGAGAAGTAG
- a CDS encoding EamA family transporter translates to MVNENKRIVGYLLVLLAALASSLGQLAWKLGAESTSGLQATLMTVLGFVLAGAGMIVLMASFRYGEVSILQPMMSIGFAFSVFFGYLFLGESISLNKILGVLFIVAGAFTLAYIPKKEREIGK, encoded by the coding sequence ATGGTTAATGAAAATAAGAGAATAGTAGGTTACCTACTTGTTTTACTGGCAGCTCTTGCCAGCAGTTTAGGTCAGTTAGCTTGGAAGCTGGGTGCTGAAAGTACCAGTGGCCTTCAGGCAACCCTTATGACCGTTTTAGGTTTTGTTCTGGCAGGGGCTGGGATGATTGTTCTAATGGCATCTTTTAGATACGGTGAGGTTTCAATTTTACAACCGATGATGAGTATCGGATTTGCCTTTTCAGTATTCTTTGGCTACTTATTTTTGGGTGAAAGTATTAGCCTAAATAAAATTTTGGGAGTTTTATTTATTGTTGCAGGAGCCTTTACTTTGGCTTATATTCCTAAAAAGGAAAGGGAGATAGGTAAATAA
- a CDS encoding bifunctional folylpolyglutamate synthase/dihydrofolate synthase codes for MVNKKETEAVTWIHGRKKFGSKPGTIRIEHLLKLLGNPERDLKVIHIGGTNGKGSTVSNLKSLFMGQGLKVATFTSPFIEVFNERIAINGNFISDQDLDRLTAKVIPLIEEMDKDERVSGITEFEIITALAFMYFKEKNCDLVLLEVGLGGLYDSTNVIKPEISVITTIGLDHMDILGDTLEKIAWEKAGIIKDKVPLVTGNIGAEALLVIEEIAGERKSPHYKLGSDYRLVEGPKDSRWGENFYFSNEALLDEEFYTPLQGRHQIENTGLALEVFYLYCRKASLPFDIEAVKKSLLEVKWPARMEKVSDNPLIILDGAHNIHAIDRLVDNLSKDYAHLHKKIIFSALETKDIEGMLTRLSNLEETDLYLTTFDFPKALDLSSEDYKAYKHFPTWAYGLEQLKDNLKEDDLIIITGSLYFISQIRGEFFKEN; via the coding sequence GTGGTTAATAAAAAAGAAACAGAGGCTGTGACTTGGATTCATGGTCGAAAAAAATTTGGTTCCAAGCCTGGAACCATTCGAATTGAACATTTGCTGAAGCTTTTGGGAAATCCCGAACGTGATCTGAAGGTAATCCATATTGGTGGAACTAACGGCAAGGGTTCAACAGTAAGCAATCTGAAAAGCTTATTTATGGGACAGGGTCTTAAGGTAGCAACCTTTACCTCTCCCTTTATTGAAGTTTTTAATGAGCGAATTGCCATCAACGGTAATTTTATCTCTGATCAGGATTTGGACCGATTAACAGCTAAGGTAATTCCTTTGATTGAAGAAATGGATAAGGATGAAAGGGTCTCAGGCATTACGGAATTTGAAATCATTACAGCCTTAGCCTTCATGTACTTTAAGGAAAAAAATTGTGACCTGGTCTTACTCGAGGTGGGACTTGGTGGCCTGTATGATTCGACCAATGTCATTAAACCTGAAATTTCAGTAATCACAACCATTGGCCTAGATCATATGGATATTTTAGGAGATACCCTTGAAAAGATAGCTTGGGAAAAGGCTGGAATCATAAAGGATAAGGTTCCCCTAGTAACTGGAAATATCGGTGCTGAAGCCCTTCTAGTCATTGAAGAGATTGCAGGAGAAAGGAAAAGTCCCCACTATAAGTTAGGAAGTGATTATAGGCTTGTTGAGGGACCAAAAGATAGCAGATGGGGTGAAAACTTTTACTTTAGCAATGAAGCCTTGCTTGATGAAGAATTTTATACCCCCCTTCAAGGACGTCATCAAATTGAAAATACAGGACTTGCCCTTGAAGTCTTTTATCTTTACTGCAGGAAGGCATCTTTACCTTTTGATATAGAAGCTGTCAAGAAGTCTCTTTTAGAGGTTAAGTGGCCAGCCCGGATGGAAAAAGTTTCTGACAATCCTCTTATTATTTTAGACGGGGCCCATAATATTCATGCCATAGACCGGTTAGTCGATAATCTTAGCAAGGATTACGCCCATCTGCATAAAAAAATAATTTTTTCAGCCTTGGAAACAAAGGATATCGAGGGAATGCTTACCAGGCTTTCAAACCTAGAAGAAACGGACCTTTACCTGACAACTTTTGACTTTCCAAAGGCCTTAGATCTTTCAAGTGAAGATTATAAGGCCTACAAGCACTTTCCTACTTGGGCCTATGGTCTTGAGCAGCTTAAGGATAATCTTAAGGAGGATGATTTAATTATTATTACAGGATCCCTTTACTTTATTTCTCAAATTAGAGGTGAATTTTTCAAGGAAAACTAG